One genomic region from Argentina anserina chromosome 2, drPotAnse1.1, whole genome shotgun sequence encodes:
- the LOC126782914 gene encoding uncharacterized protein LOC126782914 yields the protein MDREQDELQFLGIFGICKESFKIIYNWRKIFSQITLTLILPLSFIFLAHIEISNILLNRIIYNENILDEKRGADSAARDVITKEWATYWLFKAAYFTLMLIFGLLSTSAVVYTIACVYTAREITFKKIMSVVPKVWKRVMITFVCTFLAFFLYNLVAIVVLIVWFVANGTRDSAAGTIFGFFLLIIYIIGFVYMTIIWQLASVVSVLEEMRGIKAMVKSKKLLKGNMWMATIIFFTLNVLAAAIQFAFQVLVVSRDRPTFGMIGRIGFGVLCLLLLFKLILFALVIQTVLYFVCKSYHHENIDKSALSDHLEVIYLGDYVPLKSKDVQLEQV from the coding sequence ATGGATAGAGAACAAGATGAATTGCAGTTCCTTGGTATTTTTGGCATCTGCAAAGAATCCTTCAAGATTATATACAACTGGAGAAAAATCTTCAGCCAAATCACCTTGACCTTGATCCTCCCTTTGAGCTTCATCTTCTTGGCTCACATAGAAATCTCCAACATCCTCCTCAATAGGATCATCTACAACGAAAACATCTTGGACGAGAAGAGAGGGGCAGACAGCGCCGCCCGCGACGTCATCACCAAAGAATGGGCAACTTACTGGCTCTTCAAGGCTGCTTACTTCACTTTGATGCTCATCTTCGGCCTCCTCTCCACCTCCGCGGTCGTGTACACCATCGCATGCGTTTACACCGCCCGGGAAATCACCTTCAAGAAGATCATGAGCGTTGTCCCAAAGGTCTGGAAGCGCGTGATGATCACCTTCGTGTGCACCTTCCTGGCTTTCTTCCTCTACAACCTAGTGGCAATAGTAGTCCTAATTGTTTGGTTTGTTGCCAATGGAACAAGAGATTCCGCCGCCGGAACCATATTCGGTTTCTTTTTACTGATCATATACATTATTGGGTTCGTTTACATGACCATAATCTGGCAACTTGCTAGCGTCGTCTCGGTGTTGGAAGAAATGAGAGGGATCAAAGCCATGGTCAAGAGCAAGAAGCTACTCAAGGGGAACATGTGGATGGCTACAATCATCTTCTTCACGCTCAATGTTTTAGCAGCTGCTATTCAGTTCGCTTTTCAGGTGTTGGTTGTGAGTCGCGATCGACCGACGTTTGGGATGATTGGCAGGATCGGCTTCGGTGTTCTATGTTTGTTGTTGCTGTTTAAGTTGATTCTGTTTGCCCTCGTCATCCAAACGGTTCTATACTTCGTCTGCAAATCCTATCACCATGAAAATATCGACAAATCAGCCTTGTCGGATCACCTCGAGGTTATATATCTGggagactatgttcctctgAAGTCTAAGGATGTTCAGCTTGAGCAGGTTTAA